A DNA window from Prochlorococcus marinus XMU1406 contains the following coding sequences:
- a CDS encoding NRAMP family divalent metal transporter, translating into MNLTKGIQKSLGPGILLAGAAIGGSHLLSSTTAGARFGFSLVGLILLTNLLKYPFLLVGTRFTASTGKSLLEGFKEQNSLYLPLFLIVSLITGTFTIAAVSFVSGVLLTNIPFFSAFPAMDLSIGILIVSGMILILGKYKALDRISKILVSGLTFLTLFAVLSLLLKGSINESLNMSFFEPEISPWKLTNLAFLIPLMGWMPCPVELCVWPSLWMFSRAKDSNYKPNISEAEFDFNLGYVITVVTAIFFLTLGAITMYGTGDGMLSGSGVSFAQKLILLYTKSIGNWAKWIIIPAAFAAMFSTTITCLDAYPRSISAIQGLLRGTDFGHMDSKAERNRFQLWMIVHIFASLIALLIARSGGIGVKDFVFAAMTGSFLTAPLFAWMAMDTINSKLVPIKNRYGIFLKTISWIGLIFLTLFSLLFIANSFFGIGIY; encoded by the coding sequence ATGAATTTAACAAAAGGAATACAAAAAAGTTTAGGTCCAGGAATTTTGCTAGCTGGAGCGGCTATTGGGGGTTCTCATTTATTGTCATCAACTACTGCTGGTGCAAGGTTTGGATTTTCATTAGTTGGCCTAATCCTTCTTACTAATCTTTTAAAATATCCATTCTTGTTAGTTGGGACTAGATTTACAGCATCTACTGGTAAATCATTATTAGAAGGTTTCAAAGAGCAGAATTCTTTATATCTTCCTTTATTTCTAATAGTTAGTCTAATTACAGGTACTTTCACAATAGCGGCTGTAAGTTTTGTCTCTGGTGTCCTTTTAACTAATATTCCCTTTTTCTCAGCTTTCCCAGCCATGGATTTGTCTATAGGAATCCTAATTGTTTCTGGAATGATATTAATTCTTGGTAAATATAAAGCCCTTGATAGGATTTCAAAAATTTTAGTATCTGGCCTAACTTTTTTAACATTATTTGCAGTTTTATCGCTTTTATTAAAAGGTTCAATAAATGAGTCTCTAAATATGAGTTTTTTTGAACCAGAAATCAGCCCATGGAAGTTAACAAATTTAGCTTTTTTGATCCCCCTAATGGGATGGATGCCTTGTCCAGTAGAGTTATGTGTTTGGCCTTCTTTATGGATGTTTTCTCGAGCTAAAGATTCAAATTATAAACCAAATATTAGTGAAGCAGAATTTGATTTTAATCTCGGTTACGTAATAACTGTTGTTACTGCTATTTTCTTCCTTACTCTTGGAGCCATAACAATGTATGGTACCGGCGATGGAATGCTTTCCGGAAGTGGAGTCTCCTTTGCTCAAAAATTAATACTCCTTTACACTAAATCCATTGGCAATTGGGCTAAATGGATCATTATACCTGCAGCATTTGCCGCAATGTTTAGTACCACAATTACTTGTCTAGATGCATATCCAAGAAGTATTTCTGCTATTCAAGGTTTATTGAGAGGAACTGATTTTGGACATATGGATTCCAAGGCAGAACGAAATAGATTTCAACTGTGGATGATTGTACATATATTTGCATCATTAATAGCTTTGCTGATTGCAAGGTCTGGAGGTATAGGGGTAAAAGATTTTGTATTTGCTGCAATGACGGGAAGTTTTCTAACCGCACCTTTATTTGCATGGATGGCAATGGATACTATAAATAGCAAATTAGTCCCAATTAAAAATAGATATGGAATATTTTTAAAAACAATAAGTTGGATAGGATTAATTTTCTTAACATTATTTAGTTTGTTATTTATTGCAAATTCATTCTTTGGGATTGGGATTTATTAA
- a CDS encoding sodium-dependent transporter — MDSKISQREEWTSKLGFILAAAGSAVGLGNLWGFAYRASQGGGAAFVLLYILIVLIVCLPVFVAEMALGRNAMSSTLLAPVKLAGKNWYPLGILFFIAPLGIASYYSVIMGWTADTLFHSLFFGLPKNLTEAETFFGSISSGSSVLLGHLLSLVLTAIIVSSGIKKGIEKVTRYFMPILFIIIVILAIWATSLSGAWEGYKTFLLKFDFNELRNPQTIRNAFTQAFFSLSLGIGIMVTYASYLNKKSNLPKLSVGVASLDTLVGLMAGFITFPIVLTFGLSDAISESTVGALFISIPTGLGSYGAAGRIVAVAFFALAYIAAITSSVSLLEVPVSSLMDKFGFKREKSVWLITLFLFLTGIPSALNLNILGTVDSIFGGVLLIFGGFLVTFFMGWVVPGKFNEELSDSKVGIKTTRYLKFMTRWVAPPIIGFGLFISVFDLLKGWVS, encoded by the coding sequence TTGGACTCAAAAATTTCTCAGAGAGAAGAATGGACTAGTAAGCTAGGATTCATTCTCGCAGCTGCTGGTAGTGCAGTAGGTCTAGGCAACCTTTGGGGTTTTGCTTACAGAGCATCTCAAGGTGGAGGTGCGGCGTTTGTACTTTTATATATATTAATCGTTTTAATTGTATGTCTTCCGGTATTTGTTGCTGAAATGGCTCTAGGAAGAAACGCAATGTCAAGCACATTGCTTGCTCCTGTTAAGCTGGCTGGTAAGAATTGGTATCCATTAGGAATTCTTTTCTTCATAGCTCCTCTAGGAATAGCATCATATTATTCAGTGATAATGGGATGGACTGCAGATACCTTGTTCCATTCTTTATTTTTTGGATTACCAAAGAATTTAACTGAAGCAGAAACCTTCTTTGGCTCAATTAGTAGTGGCAGCAGTGTCTTGTTGGGCCACCTATTAAGTCTTGTACTTACAGCAATAATAGTTTCATCAGGCATAAAAAAGGGGATAGAAAAGGTTACTAGATATTTCATGCCAATCCTATTCATAATTATTGTGATTCTTGCTATTTGGGCTACTTCACTTTCAGGTGCATGGGAAGGATATAAAACATTTCTACTTAAGTTTGATTTTAATGAATTGAGAAATCCTCAAACAATAAGAAACGCTTTTACACAAGCATTCTTTTCACTAAGCTTAGGGATTGGAATTATGGTTACCTACGCATCCTATTTAAATAAAAAAAGTAATCTTCCAAAACTAAGTGTTGGAGTTGCATCATTAGATACTTTGGTTGGACTAATGGCTGGATTTATAACTTTCCCAATAGTTTTAACATTCGGTTTAAGTGACGCTATTTCTGAATCCACTGTTGGTGCTTTATTTATCTCAATTCCAACAGGTCTAGGTTCATATGGTGCAGCAGGAAGAATTGTAGCTGTTGCATTTTTTGCACTAGCTTATATCGCAGCCATAACTTCATCTGTTTCATTATTGGAGGTTCCAGTTTCCTCATTAATGGATAAATTCGGCTTTAAAAGAGAAAAATCGGTTTGGTTGATAACTCTTTTCCTATTCTTAACAGGTATCCCTTCTGCATTAAATTTAAATATTCTTGGAACAGTTGATTCGATTTTTGGTGGCGTATTACTGATCTTTGGTGGATTCTTGGTTACTTTCTTTATGGGATGGGTAGTCCCTGGAAAATTTAATGAAGAACTTAGTGATTCAAAAGTTGGAATCAAAACGACACGTTATTTGAAATTCATGACAAGATGGGTTGCGCCCCCAATTATTGGTTTTGGACTATTTATTAGTGTTTTTGATTTGCTAAAAGGCTGGGTAAGTTAG
- a CDS encoding protein adenylyltransferase SelO family protein, with protein MPTKSNSLKEKLTENFSEFSQLSDYSFMNCLKADPQSTKDGNDHKPRSVYSGHYVPVLPTAIPDPEYISHSKKLFKELGLSSDLTRDKNFCRFFSGDISVADYPMSPVGWATGYALSIYGTEYTQQCPFGTGNGYGDGRAISVFEGLFIGKRMEMQLKGGGPTPYCRGADGRAVLRSSVREFLAQELMDALGIPTSRSLTLYVSRSEIVRRPWYSKGSKYFEPDIMIDNQAAITTRVAPSFLRVGQLELFARRVRNNAHDEALSELKMIVQHLIDRNYKDEIENEISLESKVIKLSCLYRSRLISLVTNWMRVGYCQGNFNSDNCAAGGYTLDYGPFGFCELFDPRFQPWTGGGEHFSFFNQPSAAGINFKTFCSSLSPLLSKSKHDFEKLEQIEKDFSELMNKELMKMWANKLGLEHYNETLINEFFNLMVISKADYTILFRKLSEIPDNLDSLIDSFYFPIDDELNNRWEVWLENWQSVLKKEGNIKAKSTSMKSLNPVYTWREWMVVPAYEEAEKGNYKKIKELQDVFSNPYIEQPSEIDQKYNRLKPSQYFNYGGVSHYSCSS; from the coding sequence ATGCCAACCAAGTCTAATTCATTAAAAGAAAAGCTTACGGAAAATTTTTCTGAATTTTCTCAATTATCTGACTATTCTTTTATGAATTGTCTTAAAGCAGATCCTCAATCAACAAAAGATGGAAATGATCATAAGCCGCGTTCAGTTTATTCAGGCCATTACGTACCAGTTCTCCCAACTGCTATTCCAGACCCAGAATATATCTCCCATAGCAAGAAACTTTTTAAAGAATTAGGACTAAGCTCAGATCTTACTAGAGACAAGAATTTTTGTCGTTTTTTCTCAGGTGATATTTCTGTTGCTGATTATCCAATGAGTCCTGTTGGTTGGGCAACAGGTTATGCATTATCAATTTACGGTACTGAATATACCCAACAATGTCCCTTTGGCACCGGCAATGGTTATGGCGATGGCAGAGCAATTTCTGTTTTTGAAGGTTTATTCATTGGGAAAAGAATGGAAATGCAACTTAAAGGAGGAGGTCCCACTCCCTACTGTCGTGGAGCAGATGGTAGAGCTGTCTTAAGGTCTAGCGTACGAGAATTTCTAGCACAGGAATTAATGGATGCCTTGGGAATCCCTACCTCAAGATCTTTAACACTTTATGTCTCACGTTCAGAAATAGTTAGAAGACCGTGGTATTCCAAAGGGTCCAAGTATTTTGAACCTGACATCATGATTGATAATCAAGCGGCTATTACAACGAGGGTCGCTCCATCTTTTTTACGAGTTGGACAGCTTGAACTTTTTGCAAGACGAGTTCGCAATAATGCTCATGATGAAGCTCTTAGTGAACTAAAGATGATAGTTCAACATCTTATTGATAGAAACTATAAAGATGAAATTGAAAATGAGATTTCACTTGAAAGTAAGGTAATAAAACTTTCTTGTTTATATAGATCGAGACTTATATCTCTTGTAACTAACTGGATGCGAGTTGGTTATTGCCAGGGTAATTTCAATAGTGATAATTGTGCTGCTGGAGGTTATACCTTGGACTATGGACCCTTTGGATTCTGCGAATTATTTGATCCAAGATTTCAACCATGGACAGGTGGAGGTGAGCATTTTTCATTTTTTAACCAACCTTCTGCTGCGGGAATCAACTTTAAAACATTTTGTTCCTCTCTTAGTCCGTTACTCTCAAAAAGCAAACATGATTTTGAAAAGCTAGAGCAAATCGAAAAAGACTTTTCTGAATTAATGAATAAGGAATTGATGAAAATGTGGGCAAACAAGCTTGGTTTAGAACATTACAACGAAACTCTAATAAATGAATTTTTTAATCTCATGGTCATTTCAAAAGCAGACTATACAATTTTGTTTCGTAAACTCTCTGAAATACCTGATAACTTAGATTCTTTAATAGACAGTTTCTATTTTCCAATTGATGATGAGCTCAATAATAGGTGGGAAGTATGGCTTGAAAACTGGCAATCAGTCTTGAAGAAAGAGGGAAATATTAAAGCAAAATCGACATCAATGAAATCCCTTAATCCAGTCTATACTTGGCGCGAATGGATGGTCGTTCCCGCATATGAAGAAGCTGAAAAAGGAAATTACAAAAAAATAAAAGAGTTACAGGATGTCTTTAGCAATCCATATATAGAACAACCCTCAGAAATAGATCAAAAATATAATCGACTAAAGCCAAGCCAGTATTTTAACTATGGAGGCGTATCTCACTACAGCTGTTCTTCATAA
- a CDS encoding cupin domain-containing protein: MKLRKFIPFCFLFIGTLALLQPSLAEEKVEVITIIQSSKGLSGKNFNYLEGKPELRLLKVKIPVGLKTPIHTHPSPMLIHVTRGRLKHVRGEEINFFKAGDAFIESNNGGPHYVKNVGKKPAILHVGVVSVVGMPTAINK, from the coding sequence ATGAAATTAAGAAAATTTATTCCATTTTGCTTCCTTTTTATTGGGACTTTAGCTTTACTCCAACCTTCTCTAGCTGAAGAAAAGGTTGAAGTTATAACTATTATTCAAAGTTCAAAAGGACTAAGTGGTAAAAATTTTAATTATCTCGAGGGTAAGCCTGAATTAAGACTCTTAAAAGTAAAAATTCCAGTTGGCTTGAAAACTCCAATTCATACTCATCCTTCCCCAATGTTGATTCATGTCACCAGAGGAAGATTAAAGCATGTGAGGGGTGAAGAAATTAATTTCTTTAAAGCGGGTGATGCATTTATAGAGAGTAATAATGGGGGCCCCCACTATGTGAAAAATGTTGGAAAGAAGCCGGCCATACTTCATGTGGGAGTTGTATCAGTAGTTGGAATGCCTACGGCCATAAATAAATAA